The following proteins are co-located in the Streptomyces sp. DT2A-34 genome:
- a CDS encoding IS630 family transposase — MEQAAELRELANCRDVSADLATRARIVLWSGEGRRRKDIAELLGVSLPTVDRWKTRYARRGLAGLEGDRPGGARDQVPARVRARVIALTRMTPPAGTGLSHWSTRELAKYLKRTEDITVSWHYIARIWREEQLKPHRSGTFKISRDPAFAEKVADVVGLYLAPPGGAVVLSIDEKTQIQALDRTQPVLPVAFAATEKRTHDYVRHGTTNLFAALNVGTGEVIGECKPSRNGKNFLAFLKKAVKPHAGKEIHVVLDNLSTHTTPEVKAWLAKNSRVRFHFTPVGSSWINQIETWFGILTRQSIRRGTFASVNVLITQIHNYIDSWNSEARPFTWTATAGEILAKVRLVQTNIKKLVANNSK; from the coding sequence GTGGAACAGGCCGCCGAGTTGCGGGAGTTGGCGAATTGTCGTGATGTGTCTGCGGATTTGGCGACGCGGGCCCGGATCGTTCTGTGGTCGGGTGAGGGGCGGCGGCGCAAGGACATTGCCGAGTTGCTCGGGGTGTCGCTGCCGACCGTGGACCGCTGGAAGACCCGTTATGCCCGGCGCGGGCTGGCCGGGCTGGAAGGCGATCGCCCCGGTGGGGCCCGGGACCAGGTACCGGCACGGGTACGGGCGCGGGTGATTGCGCTGACGCGTATGACACCGCCGGCCGGCACCGGGCTTTCGCACTGGTCGACGCGCGAGCTGGCGAAGTACCTGAAGCGGACCGAGGACATCACCGTGTCCTGGCACTACATCGCGCGGATCTGGCGCGAGGAGCAACTCAAGCCGCATCGCAGCGGCACCTTCAAGATTTCCAGGGACCCCGCGTTCGCGGAGAAGGTCGCCGATGTGGTCGGGCTCTACCTTGCTCCGCCCGGTGGGGCGGTCGTGCTCTCGATCGACGAGAAGACGCAGATCCAGGCGCTGGACCGCACCCAGCCGGTACTGCCGGTCGCTTTCGCGGCCACCGAGAAGCGCACCCACGACTACGTGCGGCACGGCACCACGAATCTGTTCGCCGCCCTCAACGTCGGCACCGGTGAAGTCATCGGCGAGTGCAAGCCGAGCCGGAACGGCAAGAACTTCCTGGCCTTTCTGAAGAAGGCAGTGAAGCCGCATGCGGGGAAGGAGATCCACGTCGTCCTGGACAACCTCTCCACCCACACCACACCGGAAGTGAAGGCATGGCTGGCCAAAAACTCCCGCGTCCGCTTTCACTTCACCCCCGTCGGGTCTTCCTGGATCAATCAGATCGAGACCTGGTTCGGCATCCTGACCCGGCAGTCGATCCGCCGCGGCACCTTCGCCAGCGTCAATGTCCTGATCACGCAGATCCACAACTACATCGACTCCTGGAACTCCGAGGCCAGGCCCTTCACCTGGACCGCGACCGCCGGCGAGATCCTGGCAAAGGTCCGCCTCGTCCAGACCAACATCAAGAAGCTCGTCGCGAACAACTCAAAGTGA
- a CDS encoding Uma2 family endonuclease, producing the protein MTAEMVAPAWMHEQITAEEYESWSEEQCAGIEIVDGMVVVSPSVSKRHNRLARILANALDAAAGPEWNADTDFDVRLQDVPLTNRRPDVVVYRADAIDITPTRPEHVLLVAEVVSPGSETTDRIVKVDQYAKAGIGFYWRIEQAATGVPLVYTYVLDPATKTYRDGDVFTGVLKVAAPFPVEIDLGQI; encoded by the coding sequence ATGACGGCCGAGATGGTGGCCCCGGCGTGGATGCATGAGCAGATCACGGCGGAGGAGTACGAGTCCTGGTCCGAGGAGCAGTGCGCCGGTATCGAGATCGTGGACGGGATGGTCGTGGTGAGTCCGAGTGTGTCCAAGCGGCACAACCGGCTGGCTCGGATTCTGGCGAACGCCCTGGATGCCGCCGCGGGCCCGGAGTGGAACGCCGACACTGACTTCGACGTCCGGCTTCAGGATGTCCCGCTCACCAATCGCCGCCCAGACGTCGTCGTGTACCGCGCAGACGCGATCGACATCACCCCCACCCGTCCTGAGCACGTGCTGCTGGTCGCGGAGGTGGTGTCGCCAGGCTCGGAGACCACCGACCGGATCGTGAAGGTCGACCAGTACGCCAAGGCAGGCATCGGCTTCTACTGGCGGATCGAGCAGGCCGCGACAGGCGTTCCTCTCGTGTACACCTACGTTCTCGACCCCGCGACGAAGACCTACCGGGACGGAGACGTGTTTACCGGCGTCCTCAAGGTAGCGGCCCCCTTCCCCGTGGAGATCGACCTCGGCCAGATCTGA
- a CDS encoding peptide deformylase, with the protein MIDVRPSQQMRDLGVVQHGAGILAEPARAFDLPTERDEAERITDELFAAMDRIGQVHPFAKGMGIAAPQIGIGRAVAVVQPPGDAPAIILLNPRITDRSDEADEQYEGCLSFFDVRGLVPRPLKITVEATALTGERVTTVYERGLARLIHHEIDHLDGHLYTARMRTGVDPIPVEEYRQTGRAWAYE; encoded by the coding sequence GTGATTGACGTGCGGCCCAGCCAGCAGATGCGAGACCTCGGCGTCGTCCAGCACGGCGCCGGCATCCTCGCCGAACCGGCCCGCGCCTTCGATCTGCCCACCGAGCGCGACGAGGCCGAGCGCATCACGGACGAGCTGTTCGCCGCCATGGATCGGATCGGACAGGTCCACCCCTTCGCCAAGGGCATGGGTATCGCTGCCCCGCAGATCGGCATCGGACGTGCCGTCGCCGTCGTCCAGCCCCCGGGCGACGCCCCGGCCATCATCCTGCTCAACCCGCGCATCACTGACCGCTCCGACGAAGCGGACGAGCAGTACGAGGGCTGCCTGAGCTTCTTCGACGTCCGCGGCCTCGTCCCCCGCCCCCTGAAGATCACCGTCGAAGCCACGGCCCTGACCGGCGAGAGGGTCACCACCGTGTACGAACGCGGCCTCGCCCGCCTCATCCACCACGAGATCGACCACCTTGACGGCCACCTCTACACCGCCCGCATGCGCACCGGGGTCGATCCCATCCCCGTCGAGGAGTACCGGCAGACCGGCCGCGCCTGGGCATACGAGTAG
- a CDS encoding glycosyltransferase family 1 protein, which produces MRVLYLLNISNPDRLSADSGWIFADLLAPALADAGAEVTVAAPAAAGDGRCGFHRTKVPGTKYRARFSADIDELVALIRQTRPDAVVANQIEEAPAIRTALLEAGSHALLAGYCHYLPFSFTSGGQLLLDPSLDDAGLGRPVLLAFAAGLAACDRVMVHSSTAASWASAAAARMTVDLGEKLRVVPAPRDERLVRAPAATEPVSDAGAIGIYNHRLYAHYGTEQFVHLARDLAASSSVRLRVMDLFGQRRPERQGLDNSPEKMRDQLSALPHVQIVSDRGDRVRYKSLLAGARFGIAPFRAGCPWSMSVIDCQGMGLPVISPRLGWLAEHIDTELCFDTPAEAVALAERLTTDDEFHALHAKRAHASTAGFTPALVAARYLEAIS; this is translated from the coding sequence ATGCGCGTGCTGTATCTGCTCAACATCTCCAACCCTGACCGGCTTTCGGCCGACTCGGGGTGGATCTTCGCGGACCTTCTCGCCCCGGCTCTGGCGGACGCCGGGGCGGAGGTGACCGTCGCGGCGCCGGCGGCGGCCGGGGATGGCCGCTGCGGCTTCCACCGCACGAAGGTGCCGGGGACGAAGTACCGGGCCCGGTTCTCCGCTGACATCGACGAACTGGTGGCCCTGATCCGGCAGACGAGGCCGGACGCGGTGGTGGCCAACCAGATCGAGGAGGCCCCGGCGATCCGAACGGCCCTGCTGGAGGCCGGATCTCACGCGCTGCTGGCCGGGTACTGCCACTACCTGCCGTTCTCCTTCACCAGCGGCGGTCAGCTCCTGCTGGATCCGTCTCTGGACGACGCGGGACTCGGACGGCCGGTGCTGCTGGCGTTCGCCGCCGGGCTGGCCGCCTGCGACCGGGTGATGGTCCACTCCTCCACGGCCGCCTCCTGGGCCTCGGCTGCCGCAGCCCGGATGACCGTGGACCTCGGCGAGAAGCTGCGGGTGGTGCCCGCTCCGCGTGACGAGCGTCTGGTCCGCGCTCCCGCTGCCACCGAGCCCGTCTCCGACGCCGGGGCGATCGGCATCTACAACCACCGGCTGTATGCGCACTACGGCACCGAGCAGTTCGTGCACCTGGCCCGCGACCTGGCCGCCTCCAGCTCCGTCCGGCTGCGGGTGATGGACCTGTTCGGGCAGCGCCGTCCCGAACGGCAGGGCCTGGACAACAGCCCCGAGAAGATGCGCGACCAGCTCTCCGCCCTGCCGCACGTCCAGATCGTCTCCGACCGGGGCGACCGCGTCCGCTACAAGAGCCTGCTGGCCGGAGCCCGCTTCGGCATTGCTCCCTTCCGCGCCGGCTGCCCCTGGTCCATGAGCGTGATCGACTGTCAGGGCATGGGCCTGCCGGTCATCTCGCCCCGGCTGGGCTGGCTCGCCGAGCACATCGACACCGAGCTGTGCTTCGACACCCCGGCCGAGGCCGTCGCCCTGGCCGAACGCCTCACTACCGACGACGAGTTCCACGCCCTGCACGCCAAACGCGCCCACGCCTCCACCGCCGGCTTCACCCCGGCCCTGGTCGCCGCCCGCTACCTGGAGGCCATCTCGTGA
- a CDS encoding IS701 family transposase, giving the protein MDDLFLTIGHRFGRVELRRRMRDYVRGLLAPVARKNSWQLAEQAGHRTPDGLQHLLAGSKWEADDIRDDLQEYVADKIGEAGGVLIIDDTGFIKKGTTSAGVQRQYSGTAGRTENCQIGVFAAYASAHGRALVDRELYLPKSWTEDRERCRTARVPDEREFATKGELARRMVLRALASPLPIAWVTADSAYGQDNRFRRLLEQSGVGYVLAVPKSQFSVGCSRIEGLFAQAPDEAWEKISCGDGAKGPRVYHWAAVRLPAVAEFDYQGEVPYRMRWALARRSISKPEEIAYYLAYTPLQVTVQELVRVAGARWAIEECFQAAKNECGLDQYEVRRYTGWYRHITLAMLAHAFLAATAHQPWERGRNR; this is encoded by the coding sequence CTGGACGATCTCTTCCTGACCATCGGGCATCGGTTCGGCCGGGTCGAGCTCCGCCGCCGCATGCGTGACTACGTACGCGGGCTGCTCGCTCCGGTGGCCCGCAAGAACAGCTGGCAGCTGGCCGAACAGGCTGGCCACCGCACGCCCGACGGCCTGCAGCACCTTCTCGCCGGATCGAAGTGGGAGGCCGATGACATCCGCGACGACCTGCAGGAATACGTCGCCGACAAGATCGGCGAGGCTGGCGGCGTGCTGATCATCGACGACACCGGGTTCATCAAGAAGGGCACCACCTCAGCCGGGGTCCAGCGCCAGTACTCCGGAACTGCCGGCCGGACCGAGAACTGCCAGATCGGCGTCTTCGCCGCCTACGCCTCCGCCCACGGCCGGGCTCTGGTCGACCGTGAGCTCTACCTCCCGAAGTCCTGGACTGAGGACCGGGAACGCTGCCGCACCGCAAGGGTCCCCGACGAGCGGGAGTTCGCCACCAAAGGCGAACTGGCCAGGCGCATGGTGCTGCGGGCCCTCGCCTCGCCGCTGCCCATTGCCTGGGTCACTGCGGATTCCGCCTACGGTCAGGACAACCGATTCCGCCGGCTGCTGGAGCAGTCGGGTGTCGGCTACGTATTGGCCGTCCCCAAGTCCCAGTTCAGCGTGGGCTGTTCACGGATCGAGGGCCTATTCGCGCAGGCCCCGGACGAAGCGTGGGAGAAGATCTCCTGCGGCGACGGCGCGAAGGGGCCCCGCGTTTACCACTGGGCAGCGGTGCGGCTGCCGGCCGTCGCCGAGTTCGACTATCAGGGCGAGGTCCCCTACCGGATGCGGTGGGCACTGGCCCGGCGCAGTATCAGCAAGCCCGAGGAGATCGCCTACTACCTCGCCTACACGCCCCTTCAGGTCACCGTCCAGGAGCTGGTGCGGGTCGCCGGGGCGCGCTGGGCGATCGAGGAGTGCTTCCAGGCCGCGAAGAACGAATGCGGCCTGGACCAGTACGAGGTCCGCCGTTACACGGGCTGGTATCGGCACATCACTTTGGCCATGCTCGCGCACGCTTTCCTGGCCGCCACGGCGCACCAGCCCTGGGAAAGGGGGCGGAACAGGTGA
- a CDS encoding AbrB/MazE/SpoVT family DNA-binding domain-containing protein yields the protein MAAATFQASVRDKGQLTLPAGVREALGVSPGDELEFEINDAGVVEVHGLRKIRTDQAWFWAERWQAGEREASEDIAAGRTTRHEDVDGMFAHLDKES from the coding sequence ATGGCTGCGGCTACGTTCCAGGCCAGCGTGCGCGACAAGGGGCAGCTGACGCTGCCCGCAGGCGTACGCGAGGCGCTGGGGGTCTCCCCAGGTGACGAGCTTGAGTTCGAGATCAACGACGCCGGAGTCGTCGAGGTTCACGGGCTGAGGAAGATCCGCACCGATCAGGCATGGTTCTGGGCGGAGCGGTGGCAGGCGGGTGAGCGCGAGGCCAGCGAGGACATCGCGGCTGGGCGCACAACCCGTCACGAGGACGTGGACGGCATGTTCGCGCACCTCGACAAGGAGAGCTGA
- a CDS encoding helix-turn-helix transcriptional regulator, whose protein sequence is MGAQDDETTVEQAAEDYAAEVARWREVRGMSKRALALAMGFDPSYVSHVESGRHKPSEEFSRLADEALNAGKSIWRRWCDYEQAKARARRPAATPPAQRRPEQPYATGSALIVEHDAARLQYDGSKYRLTMRRRLRNTGDEPVTRYLIRISVDRYPGDPERSNAHYRAHPLTWNELALTATCRGEAMSWQVKHDRDAFKEVWLVFDNEHGRFPLYPGESVWIEYAYTVGDDKWGNWFQRAVRLPTEQLEVQLAFPAALDPVVWGTETSMTAEASPLRTPPVRSDDGELRQFTWITAAPALHARYRLEWRFRARPERDMNQGEFR, encoded by the coding sequence ATGGGCGCGCAAGACGACGAGACCACCGTCGAGCAGGCAGCCGAGGACTATGCGGCCGAAGTGGCGCGGTGGCGGGAAGTACGCGGCATGTCCAAGCGGGCGTTGGCGCTTGCCATGGGCTTCGACCCGTCCTACGTCAGCCACGTGGAGTCGGGCCGCCACAAGCCCAGCGAAGAGTTTTCGCGCCTCGCAGACGAGGCTCTGAACGCCGGAAAGTCGATCTGGCGGCGCTGGTGCGACTACGAGCAGGCGAAGGCCCGTGCCCGGCGTCCGGCAGCCACGCCGCCCGCCCAGCGCAGGCCCGAGCAGCCGTACGCGACCGGATCGGCCCTCATCGTCGAACACGACGCGGCACGGCTCCAGTACGACGGCAGCAAGTACCGGCTGACCATGCGCCGCCGACTGCGGAACACCGGCGATGAGCCAGTGACCCGCTACCTGATCCGGATCTCCGTGGACCGCTACCCCGGCGACCCGGAACGCTCCAACGCCCACTACCGGGCCCACCCGCTGACCTGGAACGAACTCGCCCTCACCGCGACCTGCCGGGGCGAGGCAATGAGCTGGCAGGTGAAACACGACCGCGACGCCTTCAAGGAAGTCTGGCTGGTGTTCGACAACGAACACGGCCGCTTCCCGCTCTACCCGGGCGAGTCCGTGTGGATCGAGTACGCCTACACCGTCGGCGACGACAAGTGGGGCAACTGGTTCCAGCGGGCCGTACGCCTGCCCACCGAACAGCTCGAAGTCCAGCTCGCCTTCCCCGCCGCCCTCGACCCGGTCGTGTGGGGCACCGAGACGTCCATGACTGCCGAAGCCTCTCCGCTGCGGACGCCGCCCGTCCGCAGTGACGACGGTGAGCTACGGCAATTCACGTGGATCACGGCGGCACCCGCCCTGCACGCTCGGTACCGTCTGGAATGGCGGTTTCGGGCACGGCCCGAACGCGACATGAATCAAGGGGAGTTCAGGTGA
- a CDS encoding type I restriction-modification system subunit M/S: MLDYLNLLLCLHYLRGAAPDRFDTLAARAHVLNGLDDAVQLLRDVGRAADEDMRGLGVHSSMQEALGRLEPRTARDLRNVVDAMSRLTEDVFGLILDEYEQQAALGSGEFFTPRPVVRLMTRLACSEFGPGEPESVYDPYARDGGFLIEATAACALDEDGLPRNETLRTYGETRRADTWRLATMNLLLHGVSPALDLKRTPPWHDGPGRAPLESFDIVLTNPPFNMSDPGRGERHEGQWEYGAPPLDNDNLAWVQHCLAKLRERGRAGIIMPNKAGNSGHKAEQTIRRNLVESGVVDCVVALPAQLFTGTAVPVSVWILRHPGNPCNSTLFLDARHMGAKNGARRVLSALDAESLLAAYRARRNAGGAAPSRGTTTEEPHVPAALVSREALRRSDYSLNPLDHVERRSDGGEGTEHELVSAWERLRDTEEHLRDIQDRAAQLPFVGDRGPLLRRNQPACVASLDSLCEIQAGPSYSKLGKKQRSTHGPVPVVFPRHLKDRRITDEEDERVAEETARRLRNFELRHKDIVCVRSGAIVPPALVQQHQAGWLMSPNVIRLRVPEAQKDRVLPEYLLHYLCLDESVAWIRDRAAATAAPSLRSESLGSLRIPLPELAEQQEIVAALNGLDELDRAHLAAAASARRTRIALAGALLGPSTEPAPATFPRRRFEKEASL; the protein is encoded by the coding sequence GTGCTCGACTATCTGAACCTGCTGCTCTGCCTCCACTATCTCCGCGGCGCCGCCCCGGACCGCTTCGACACATTGGCCGCCCGCGCCCACGTCCTCAATGGTCTCGACGATGCAGTCCAGTTGCTCCGGGACGTCGGCCGTGCGGCCGACGAGGACATGCGTGGCCTCGGCGTCCATTCGAGCATGCAGGAGGCGTTGGGTCGCCTGGAGCCGCGGACCGCTCGGGACCTTCGCAACGTCGTGGACGCGATGAGCCGCCTCACCGAGGACGTGTTCGGGCTCATCCTCGACGAGTACGAACAACAAGCCGCGCTGGGCAGCGGCGAGTTCTTCACTCCTCGCCCTGTGGTCCGGCTGATGACACGGCTGGCCTGCTCGGAGTTCGGTCCAGGGGAACCGGAATCCGTCTACGACCCGTACGCCCGTGACGGAGGATTTCTCATCGAGGCCACGGCCGCCTGCGCCTTGGACGAGGATGGTCTGCCTCGCAATGAGACGCTGCGGACGTACGGCGAGACCCGGCGCGCCGACACATGGCGACTGGCGACCATGAATCTCCTTCTTCATGGCGTCTCCCCTGCCCTTGACCTCAAGCGCACACCCCCTTGGCACGACGGTCCGGGGCGGGCTCCGCTGGAGTCGTTCGACATCGTGCTCACCAACCCACCGTTCAACATGAGCGATCCCGGCCGCGGAGAGCGCCACGAGGGGCAGTGGGAGTACGGGGCTCCGCCGCTCGACAACGACAACCTTGCCTGGGTCCAACACTGCCTGGCGAAGCTGCGCGAGCGGGGCCGAGCCGGGATCATCATGCCCAACAAGGCAGGCAACTCCGGTCACAAGGCCGAGCAGACCATTCGGCGGAATCTGGTGGAGAGCGGAGTCGTCGACTGTGTCGTCGCCCTGCCAGCCCAGTTGTTCACCGGCACCGCCGTACCGGTCTCCGTGTGGATACTGCGCCACCCCGGTAACCCGTGCAACAGCACACTGTTTCTCGACGCACGACACATGGGAGCGAAGAACGGAGCACGCCGGGTTCTCAGCGCCCTGGACGCCGAATCTCTCCTCGCCGCCTACCGCGCCCGCAGGAACGCGGGAGGGGCCGCACCTTCCCGCGGGACGACGACCGAGGAGCCGCACGTACCCGCCGCCCTGGTATCTCGGGAAGCACTGCGGCGCAGCGACTACTCCCTCAACCCTCTTGACCATGTCGAACGCCGGAGCGATGGAGGGGAGGGCACCGAGCACGAACTCGTGTCCGCCTGGGAGCGGCTGCGCGATACCGAAGAGCACCTACGGGACATACAGGACCGCGCTGCTCAGCTGCCGTTCGTCGGGGACCGTGGACCGCTGCTGCGGAGGAACCAGCCGGCCTGCGTGGCCAGCCTCGACTCACTGTGCGAGATCCAGGCCGGACCGTCCTATTCCAAGCTCGGCAAGAAGCAGCGCAGCACCCACGGCCCGGTTCCCGTGGTGTTCCCACGGCATCTGAAGGACCGGCGCATCACTGACGAGGAAGACGAGCGGGTGGCAGAGGAGACTGCCCGTCGGCTGAGGAACTTCGAGCTGCGGCACAAGGACATCGTGTGTGTCCGCTCCGGTGCGATCGTTCCGCCGGCACTGGTGCAGCAGCATCAGGCCGGCTGGTTGATGAGCCCCAATGTCATCCGGCTCCGTGTGCCCGAGGCGCAAAAGGACCGGGTGCTGCCGGAGTACCTGCTCCACTACCTGTGCCTGGACGAGTCCGTCGCCTGGATACGGGACCGGGCCGCCGCCACCGCTGCCCCGTCGCTCCGGTCCGAATCCCTCGGGTCGCTGCGGATTCCACTGCCGGAGCTGGCCGAGCAGCAGGAGATCGTGGCCGCGCTGAACGGCCTTGACGAGCTGGACCGCGCGCATCTGGCTGCCGCTGCCTCAGCGCGACGCACCCGCATCGCCCTGGCCGGTGCGCTGCTGGGCCCGTCTACCGAACCCGCTCCTGCCACCTTCCCTCGCCGCCGATTCGAGAAAGAAGCGTCGCTGTGA
- a CDS encoding WD40 repeat domain-containing protein — protein MAFSPDGGLLAAAGYIGRVYLWDTATREMIKTLDVGQARVDGLTFSPDSSLLAVAGHDGITQLWSPATWEVTGCITVGRCCDIAFAPDGKLLASAGSDGSVRLWDPLVSGTGNAVRDCSSAPTKAVSAVAFSPDGQLLAGAAMDGTVRLWNPADGQPLPGSLDASLGEAYDVAFSPDGGLLAAVGDDDSVRIWITPVHRAGGW, from the coding sequence CTGGCGTTTTCCCCCGATGGGGGCCTCCTGGCGGCAGCGGGATACATAGGGCGTGTGTACCTGTGGGACACCGCCACACGCGAGATGATCAAGACTCTGGATGTGGGACAGGCCCGGGTTGACGGGCTTACGTTTTCCCCCGATAGCTCCCTGCTGGCCGTTGCCGGACACGACGGGATAACGCAGCTGTGGTCACCCGCCACATGGGAGGTGACCGGGTGCATAACCGTTGGAAGATGTTGCGATATTGCGTTCGCACCTGACGGCAAGCTGCTGGCCTCAGCGGGGAGCGATGGATCGGTGCGGTTGTGGGATCCACTTGTCTCGGGAACGGGGAACGCCGTCCGTGATTGTTCGTCTGCTCCGACAAAAGCCGTGAGCGCCGTGGCCTTCTCGCCGGATGGTCAACTCTTGGCCGGCGCAGCTATGGACGGCACAGTGCGCCTATGGAATCCGGCTGACGGCCAGCCACTTCCCGGCTCTCTCGATGCTTCCCTCGGCGAGGCGTACGACGTTGCTTTTTCTCCGGATGGTGGCCTCCTCGCAGCGGTCGGTGACGATGACAGCGTCCGTATTTGGATCACGCCCGTTCATCGTGCTGGTGGGTGGTAG
- a CDS encoding DUF4041 domain-containing protein, with amino-acid sequence MTYRFNPPPTWPAPPEGWSPPPGWEPDPAWPTPPGWQIWIPEGAVPQPSAPVPQQSPYGPQATVPATGGGLFGRRRKQAESEAARLAGELALMETQVRGLQEDNRQLTEQLSRLIGADSAQIAAEQQRLRRAHEEKLQEIGRIDALLDEKIEHAAESAAQSLVDVRRQADDMARQTAEAEQRLTAARRDLVLTDETRMLQEAGIYEYRHPLADALAYKDRLDSLKARYKQLARDDRAVLGNQYWMVDGSAAKGRKMVRDFSKLMLRAYNAEADNAVRGMKPHRLDSLIDRLGKTRESIARLGATMQIRIGDDYHQLRVQELELTADYLVRKETEREEQRELRAQQREEERLQREIERERQRLEKERSHYEGALRRLRSGTGDEAAIAELEGKLAELGAELETVEAREANIRAGYVYVISNVGAFGERMVKIGMTRRLDPMDRVIELGDASVPFRFDVHALIFSEDAVDLERRLHQEFESRRVNRVNLRREFFYVTPADVRAALQRLAGQHLLEFQDTPEAPEWRASQTAAGR; translated from the coding sequence ATGACCTACCGGTTCAACCCGCCGCCCACCTGGCCCGCCCCGCCGGAGGGGTGGAGCCCGCCACCGGGCTGGGAACCGGATCCCGCATGGCCCACACCCCCAGGCTGGCAGATCTGGATCCCGGAAGGGGCCGTGCCGCAGCCGAGCGCACCCGTTCCTCAGCAGTCCCCCTACGGTCCCCAGGCGACGGTCCCGGCCACAGGTGGGGGTCTGTTCGGCCGGCGCCGTAAGCAAGCGGAGTCCGAGGCGGCGCGTCTGGCGGGCGAGCTGGCGCTGATGGAAACACAGGTACGCGGACTACAGGAAGACAACCGTCAGCTGACGGAGCAATTGAGTCGTCTCATCGGAGCCGACAGCGCTCAGATAGCCGCCGAGCAGCAGCGACTGCGCCGCGCGCATGAGGAGAAGCTCCAAGAGATCGGACGGATCGACGCTCTCCTCGACGAGAAGATAGAGCACGCCGCCGAGAGCGCCGCGCAGTCCCTGGTTGACGTGCGCCGCCAAGCCGACGACATGGCTCGCCAGACGGCGGAGGCCGAACAGCGCCTCACGGCCGCGCGCCGGGATCTGGTGCTCACCGATGAGACGCGGATGCTGCAAGAGGCCGGCATTTACGAGTACCGCCATCCGCTCGCCGACGCGCTCGCCTACAAGGACCGGCTCGACAGTCTCAAGGCCCGCTACAAGCAGTTGGCGAGGGACGATCGGGCAGTGCTCGGGAACCAGTACTGGATGGTGGACGGCTCAGCTGCCAAGGGCCGCAAGATGGTGCGTGACTTCTCCAAGCTGATGCTGCGCGCGTACAACGCCGAGGCGGACAACGCAGTGCGCGGCATGAAGCCGCACCGGCTCGACTCGCTGATCGACCGGCTCGGCAAGACGCGGGAGTCGATCGCCCGGCTCGGCGCCACCATGCAGATCCGCATCGGCGATGACTACCACCAGCTGCGGGTCCAGGAGTTGGAGCTAACGGCGGACTACCTGGTGAGGAAGGAGACCGAGCGGGAGGAGCAGCGAGAGCTACGAGCCCAGCAGCGCGAGGAGGAGCGCCTGCAGCGCGAGATCGAGCGCGAGCGGCAGCGGCTGGAGAAGGAACGCAGCCACTACGAGGGCGCCCTGCGCCGCCTGCGCTCCGGCACCGGCGATGAGGCCGCCATCGCCGAACTTGAAGGAAAACTCGCCGAGTTGGGCGCCGAACTGGAGACGGTCGAGGCCCGCGAGGCCAACATCCGGGCCGGATACGTCTACGTCATCTCCAACGTCGGAGCGTTCGGCGAACGCATGGTCAAGATCGGTATGACCCGGCGCCTCGATCCCATGGACCGCGTCATCGAACTCGGGGACGCGTCCGTCCCCTTCCGCTTCGACGTACACGCCCTGATCTTCAGTGAGGACGCCGTCGACCTGGAACGCCGCCTGCACCAGGAGTTCGAGTCCCGCCGCGTCAACCGGGTAAACCTACGCCGGGAGTTCTTCTACGTCACACCGGCAGACGTACGCGCCGCCCTGCAGCGGCTCGCCGGACAGCACCTCCTGGAGTTCCAGGACACGCCCGAGGCTCCTGAATGGAGGGCCAGCCAGACCGCTGCCGGGCGGTGA